The genomic interval AGATTTAGGGAGTATAAACGGAACCTTTGTGAATGGAGAACAGGTTATTGACGAAAAAGAAGTTTTTCCTGGTGATAAAATCACCTTTTGCGGATATACAATTGAGGTTAGTTTTGAAGGAGAAGGAAGAGTTGTAGATGGCAAAGAAGAGAAAGTAGGCAATAAGACAGTTGTTATTGAGAGAGAAGACTTTCTATCAGACTTGAAAAAAGCGGCAAAAAAGGAAGATAAAAAAAAGTGGATACTGGTAGGCTCTCTAATAGGTGTGTTTTTTATTCTATTGATTACACTTTTATTGCTCCCTTCATCAGAGAAAAAAACAAAAACCTCTCCAATTACAGTTGATGTGATTGACACCTATTTCCTTCAACTGGAAAAACACATTGATAAAACAATTGCAGACAAAAAATCTATTGAAAATGCAAAAAGGTTTTATGAATTAGGTCAGGAAAAATTAAAATTAAAAAATCTGAATAAAGAAGCATTATACAGCGCCCTTGTTTATTTCTTAAAAGCAAAAAAGAGTGTAGAGGGAATAAATCCTAAACCGCCTATATGGGATAAGATTATTCCTGCTATAAATTCTACAAAAACTGAATTAAAATTGACATTAAAGAAGTTGTTTAAAGATGCATGGTTGCTGGAATCTGATGGAAACAAAGAGGGTGCAAGAGATGTTTATCTTGCAATAATGCAGACAATTCCAGATGAGAGTTCACGAATTTATATTACTGCTTTAAGGAGGTATAACTTACTGAAATGAAGGTAATATTTAAACCTCTTTCAAAAGAGGTAGAGAATGCTTTTACTATTAATTGTAGAAAAAATCCCAGGTTAACCATAGGCAGGAAAGACACAAACGATATAGTTTTGCCCTTTAGAAATGTATCGTCGTTCCATGCAATAGTGGAATGTGTTGACGAAGTAATTTATGTGGAAGACTTAAACAGTACAAACGGGACATTTGTAAATGATAATAGGATTACCGGTCGAGTATCGGTAGCTGATAAAGACAGAGTAAGATTTGCAACATATGAGTTTTTAATTGAAGTTGAGAAGGAAGAAGAAAAACAGTCTGTTGAGACAGATGAAGCTTCAAACGGTACAGTTTTAATGGATGCTTCAAAAGTTCAGGAAATTCAGGAAATTATTGAGGAAGAAAGCAAAGATGATAATAATGTTGCAAATAAAGAGAAAGGGACAGAGACTGTTCTCTACGGAGTCAAGGGGCTTGTGCAATATGGTAGGCTTGTGCTTCTTGATGAAAACAGAAATTTTTTAGAAGAGTTTGAATTAAAAGAGAGTGAAATTTCAATTGGCAGAGATAGTATAAACAATATTTCAATTGACCATCCATCTATCTCAAGGGTACACTGTTTTATTAATAGAAAAGATGATTATTATGAAGTTGTTGACAACGATAGCACTAATGGAGTATTTATCAACGATAAAAAAGTAAAAAAGGCAATTTTAAAAAACGGAGATATTTTAAAATTAGGGGATAAAGAATTTGTTTTTATTGCCCCAGGAGAATTATTTTCTCCGTCTTTTCTAAAAGACAAAAAAGAAAAAAAATCTTTTAATTTTGATAGAAAGAAAGTGTATATAACAATTTTTGCAGTGTTTTTTGTGTTGATTGTTATCCTTGCTTTGCTTCCGTCTGGAGAAAAGAGGGTAAAAAGAAATACTAAAATATCAGTTAAAGAATTGAAGCTTGATGTAATAAACTCTTTCAAGAACGAGGATTGGGACAATGTTGTTTATTTGATTGAAAATTTTAATTTAAAAGGTTTTGAAAATGAGTATAGTAAGGCTAAATTTGAGATAGAAAATAGGAAAAAATATTTAAAACTTGTTGATTTGATAAGCGATAATAATTTTCAAGAAGCAGAAAAACTTTTGAGCACAATTGATGAAAAATCAGTTTATTATCAAAAAGGGCAATCATTGTTAACTGAAAAGAAGGGCGAATTTATTTCAAATAAACTTGAAGAGATTGATTCTCTTATTGACAGTGATAAAATTGTTGAAGCATATAACAAAATTATAAAATTGAAAACAAAGTTCCCGGAAAATGAAAAGATTTCTCTTCTTGCACAGGAGTTAGAGAAAAAATATAAGACTTACCAGAAAAGAAAAAAAGCAAGACAAAAGTACTTTGCTTTGAGAAGAAAGGTAAATTCTCAAGCAAACTCTTTGGTTGAAAAAGCTAAGGAGCTTTATCTTAACGGTAATATTGTTGATTCAATCGCAAAGTTAATTGATGCAAGGCAGTTATACATTGCTAAAAACCTGACAGTACCTTCAAAAATCGATAGACTTAAAGAAAATTTGTCAAAGGTAAGAACCCTTTACTTAAAAGGAAAAAAACAGGTAATGCAGGGGAATACAGAAGCAGCTGCTAATAACTTTGAAAAATTGTTTGAAATCTCCAAAAAATATTTATGGGGTGAAGATGGAAAAATTGAAAATGAATGCAAAAAACTGCTAAAAGATTACTATGTAAGTAAGGCAAATTCATTTTATAAAGTTAATAATTATACAAAGGCTCTGGATTATGCCAATAGAGTGCTTGATATTTCTCCGTCAGATAGGTCTATGCAGGCATTGAAAAGAGATATTTTAAGAAAGGCAAAAAGTCTTTACAATAAAGGTTATATAGAACAAACTCAATACAATAACTGCAAAGCAGCTTTATATTATTTCAGGCAGGTTGTAGAAATACTGCCTTCTTCAGACCCGATTTATAAAAAAGCAATGAAGAGGATTAAAGAATGCGAAAAATAGTGGTTGCTTTTTGTCTTGTATTTACAATGAACATTTTTGCAGGCTTTAGTTTAAGTGACCTTGGAAGCGCTAAAAAGTATTTTAAAAAAGCGGAACAATTGTTTAATGCAGGTAATTATCAGCAGGCAATTCCTAATTATTTAAAGTATTTATCAAAAAAGAAAAACCAGAAAGACGAAAAAGCTCTTTATCATATAAGTATTTGTTATATGGAAACAGGTAACCCTCAATCAGGTTTTTCTTTTATAAAACAACTTTATCAATTAAAAGGCACTGAGTTAAAATATGCAGTACTTTATGCAGAGTATCTTGTTCAATTAAATAAATTACAGGATGCTATTAATGTGTATAAGGGGGTAATTGCTATTTATCCTGACGATTATTTAAGTTATGTAAGGTTAGGAGAGTTGCTTGTTAATAACGGGCAATTAAAAGAAGCAAGAAAAATGTGGAATAAGGCAATAACATTAAAAGACAGGCCGACTGAAGCTTATGCTTTGCTTTCAGAAAGTTATCTAAATGTTGAGAAAAACAAATTGCTTGCATATTACTATGCCAGAAAACTTTATGAAATAGCCCCTGATGAAAAAAAACCGGGAATTAAATCAATGTTAAACAGTATAGCAGGAGACTTTAAAGATGATTTTGAAAATTATTATTTATTAAGAACCTGTAAAGAAAAGGCTAAGTTAGAAGTTCAAAAAGGTGATTATTTATCAGCATTTTCGACTTTATCCAGGTGTGAAGATCTGGAAAATATTGACGAAGAATATCTTTTAATGTTTGCAGATATAGCAAAGAAGCTCAAAAAGTGGGACAAAGCGCTGGAGCTTTATAAAAAATGCCTTGCATTAGGTTTTGAAAGTGGACAAACTTATCTTGAACTTGCAAAGTGCTATTTAAAAACAGGGAATTTGGCACTTGCGAAGGTTAACTTAAAAATGGCAATGAACTATAAGGATACAAAGGAAGAGGCTTTAAAACTTTTAAATTCAATATAGGAGGTTTTTATGACAAAGGCTGATTTAATTAACATTCTTATTCAGGAAATGGGAATGAGTAAAAAAAATGCTGAGGCTGTTGTCAACACCTTTTTAGGTTCTATGATTGAGTCTTTAAAAAAGGGAGAAGGGATTGAATTAAGGGGGTTTGGTAGTTTAAGAATTAGAGAAAGAAAGCCAAGAATAGGCAGAAACCCGCAGACAGGGGAGAAGGTGAATGTCCCGGCTAAAAAAATAGTTTATTTTAAGCCAGGAAAGGAGTTAAAAGAGGCTACTAAATAAGATTTGTGATTTATATCAAGTCATAATTTCTTTTATAAATGTAAACTTTAATGAGAATAATTCGGAGGTGGATAAATGGTGAGGAAATTTTTAAGTGTATTTTTAATCTTTCTGCTTTTTGGAGGGATGCTGCAGGCACGAGATACGAGACCTCGTATTGCCATAGTTGATTTTGATGTTGATGATGCCGGTTTGTGGTATGGTTTTAAACCTCACAAAAGGGAAATTTCGGCGGCATTGGTGTCACTTTTTACTACTGCACTGGTTGAAAGAGGAGCAGTCAGGGTTTTTGAGAGGAAAAGACTTGAAGCAATAATGAAAGAGCAAAATCTCAGTATGTCAGGGAATGTTGACCCTGCTACAGCTGTAAAAATAGGAAAATTGGTGGGTGTTCAGTATATTCTTACTGGAAAGGTTACAAGGTTTGCGTATAAAGGCAAGAGTTTTGACGCCTTTTTCAAGGTGGGATTTAAATTTAAGAATAAAAAGCTTGAGGGAAGGCTTGATATTAGACTTATTAGAACTGATACAGGTGAAGTTGTATATGTTGATAAGGGTATGGGTTCAAAGAAGTTTATGAATTTAAGGATTGCAACTATAGGCGGTGGCACTGATTACGACGAAACCATGGTAAATGACATATTTGAACCTATTGTTGAACAGATGGCAGATAAGTTGAGCAAAAAAGTTCAGGAATTAAAGATTGAATCCCCAGAGATGAGTGTGAAAACAGGTAAGGTTATTGCTGTAAAAGGAGGAGAAGTCTTTATTAATTTAGGTGCCAGAAATGGTGTACAAAATGGTGATGTTTTTACAGTTAAAAAGAAAGGCGAAGTTTTAATAGACCCTGATACTGGAGAAGAATTAGGGGCGGAAATGACAACAGTTGCAAGCATAAAGGTGATTGAAGTAAAAGAAAAGTATTCAAAATGCAAAATAATTTCTGGTACTGCCAAAAAAGGAGATATTGTTTCAAGGGAATAAAATACAAAACAATAGAATGTTTAATTTGCAGGGGGACTAATTGTCTCCCTCTTTTTTTATTAAATGAAAAGTGAGTTGTTTCCCTGTAAAAAAATACGATTGAATGTTAAAAAATAAATAAGTAATAAGTGCACTTTTCCCGATTTCAAAATTGGGAATTGAATAGTTTTTGAAAAATACTTTAATTAAAAATAAAAGCATTAGAAAAAAACAAAGTATTCAAGCAATTCTATAGATACAATTTTTCCTATCTCTCTGATATTTCTTTCATTATCTTCCATTTGTTTGGTTATTTTTGCTTTCTTTTCCTGTTCAGGGTCTGGAAAAGAAATTGGTTTATATTCATCTTCTTCGTCAAATGATGTTTGTATAGGTTCTTCCTCAGACGAATCAAATAAAAATTCGTTTTCATTTGTTTTAATTTTGTGGTTATCTTCAATTTCAAAGAGAAAGTCGGATGAATGCATCTCGTTTTCTAAAATTTTTTCAAAAATTTGCGAATATTTTAGATTGCACCCACAATTATCACAAACTTTTTTGTTATCTGGATTAATGTAACCGCAAGATCTACATTTAATACTCATTTTACTTTATGTAAAAATAGAACCATTGAGTTAATAGTCTTTGATTTATCTGTCCTTTAAGATACCTATCTAAAACTTTAAGGTGTTTAGGAATTTCTGAATCGTTTCTATTTAATACCAGTGCATATTTAAAATATGTTTTAGCTTTTAGTACATTATTATTTAATGCATAGTTAATAGCAGTTTTTTTATAACAGTCAAACAGTTTTTCTTTAATAGTTAAATCTTCAGGATTTTCTGAAAGAAGGTTTTTATAGTGTGGGATAGCCTTTTCGTACTGTCGGGTTTTATAGTATCTTTCAGCTAATCTTAATTCTTTTCTTTTGTTAATTGCCTCCTGTTTCATTAACCTTCTGGCTTTAGAAAGGAATGCTATTTGTTGTTCATTCAGTTTTCCAAATCGTTCAGCATGAAGGTAAGTATAGTATGCAAACAAATACTCTCCCAGATCAAAATAATTTCTTGCTTCTTTAATGTATTTGTTAAAACGTGCTTTTTTTTGTTTTTCCAGTTCTTGAAGTTGAAATGTCTGTATGTCAAATGCAGTGTTATCTGTTTGAATATTTGATTGAATTACTTTTATTCCATAGAAAATTACCACAGCGAGTATTACTATTAAAAGTATAAAAAAGAAGGTTGTTTTGAAGTAAACACTTAGATTTGATTTTTTGTTTTTATGTTTAATGTTTTTTCTTGCTTTAAGCTTAATGTTTTCTCTTTTAAGTATAGGTTTTGACTTTGTTGTTTCAAGTTTTGTTTCAGGTTGTTCGTCAAGTTCAAGTTCAAAAGATTGAGATAATGCTTGCTCCTGTTTTTTTTGCATTATCAACTGCTCAATTCTATTTGCTTCTTCTACACTTAACCTGTTTCTATTTTTTTTAAGATAGTTTAGTGCATTTTCAAAGTCCTTGTCGTTTATCATATTTTTTAGTTTATTTTTGACAATAGTAACGCCTACTTCTTTTTCAATTTTTGAAATAAATTTTTTAGCATTTTTGTACTGATTTTCGTTAATTTGATTGTTGCTATAAAGAGAGTTTAGTATTTTATTTGCTCTTTCTACATCTCCACTCCTTGCAATAGCAATAGCCCTTTTTAATTCTCCGCTTAAATTTTCTTCATCAAATATAATCTCAACTTCTTCCTCTTTTTCTTTTAATTCATCATTTTGTTCAGGTTCTAATGAAGGTGTGTCTGTTTGAAATTCCTGTAAGGAATTGTCAGAATAATTGGAATCTGAATCTATATCCTGGGCAACAGTATTGTCTCCTAATTCTCTCCTTGCATTTGCTATATACTCTTT from Thermotomaculum hydrothermale carries:
- a CDS encoding FHA domain-containing protein gives rise to the protein MEIKLSVYYGDIKKASLNFSKKEITVGRALDCDVIINDPSVSSKHFIILNEKNNLKVKDLGSINGTFVNGEQVIDEKEVFPGDKITFCGYTIEVSFEGEGRVVDGKEEKVGNKTVVIEREDFLSDLKKAAKKEDKKKWILVGSLIGVFFILLITLLLLPSSEKKTKTSPITVDVIDTYFLQLEKHIDKTIADKKSIENAKRFYELGQEKLKLKNLNKEALYSALVYFLKAKKSVEGINPKPPIWDKIIPAINSTKTELKLTLKKLFKDAWLLESDGNKEGARDVYLAIMQTIPDESSRIYITALRRYNLLK
- a CDS encoding FHA domain-containing protein; amino-acid sequence: MKVIFKPLSKEVENAFTINCRKNPRLTIGRKDTNDIVLPFRNVSSFHAIVECVDEVIYVEDLNSTNGTFVNDNRITGRVSVADKDRVRFATYEFLIEVEKEEEKQSVETDEASNGTVLMDASKVQEIQEIIEEESKDDNNVANKEKGTETVLYGVKGLVQYGRLVLLDENRNFLEEFELKESEISIGRDSINNISIDHPSISRVHCFINRKDDYYEVVDNDSTNGVFINDKKVKKAILKNGDILKLGDKEFVFIAPGELFSPSFLKDKKEKKSFNFDRKKVYITIFAVFFVLIVILALLPSGEKRVKRNTKISVKELKLDVINSFKNEDWDNVVYLIENFNLKGFENEYSKAKFEIENRKKYLKLVDLISDNNFQEAEKLLSTIDEKSVYYQKGQSLLTEKKGEFISNKLEEIDSLIDSDKIVEAYNKIIKLKTKFPENEKISLLAQELEKKYKTYQKRKKARQKYFALRRKVNSQANSLVEKAKELYLNGNIVDSIAKLIDARQLYIAKNLTVPSKIDRLKENLSKVRTLYLKGKKQVMQGNTEAAANNFEKLFEISKKYLWGEDGKIENECKKLLKDYYVSKANSFYKVNNYTKALDYANRVLDISPSDRSMQALKRDILRKAKSLYNKGYIEQTQYNNCKAALYYFRQVVEILPSSDPIYKKAMKRIKECEK
- a CDS encoding tetratricopeptide repeat protein, whose translation is MRKIVVAFCLVFTMNIFAGFSLSDLGSAKKYFKKAEQLFNAGNYQQAIPNYLKYLSKKKNQKDEKALYHISICYMETGNPQSGFSFIKQLYQLKGTELKYAVLYAEYLVQLNKLQDAINVYKGVIAIYPDDYLSYVRLGELLVNNGQLKEARKMWNKAITLKDRPTEAYALLSESYLNVEKNKLLAYYYARKLYEIAPDEKKPGIKSMLNSIAGDFKDDFENYYLLRTCKEKAKLEVQKGDYLSAFSTLSRCEDLENIDEEYLLMFADIAKKLKKWDKALELYKKCLALGFESGQTYLELAKCYLKTGNLALAKVNLKMAMNYKDTKEEALKLLNSI
- a CDS encoding HU family DNA-binding protein, producing MTKADLINILIQEMGMSKKNAEAVVNTFLGSMIESLKKGEGIELRGFGSLRIRERKPRIGRNPQTGEKVNVPAKKIVYFKPGKELKEATK
- a CDS encoding CsgG/HfaB family protein — translated: MLQARDTRPRIAIVDFDVDDAGLWYGFKPHKREISAALVSLFTTALVERGAVRVFERKRLEAIMKEQNLSMSGNVDPATAVKIGKLVGVQYILTGKVTRFAYKGKSFDAFFKVGFKFKNKKLEGRLDIRLIRTDTGEVVYVDKGMGSKKFMNLRIATIGGGTDYDETMVNDIFEPIVEQMADKLSKKVQELKIESPEMSVKTGKVIAVKGGEVFINLGARNGVQNGDVFTVKKKGEVLIDPDTGEELGAEMTTVASIKVIEVKEKYSKCKIISGTAKKGDIVSRE
- a CDS encoding tetratricopeptide repeat protein, whose product is MEKKEIIEKTKKAYQLYKENKIYHAFKEIYPVAQKVKTEKVQKLYKVITIKAKQLLEDLYNSGELNKLEEIEYMFFEGVNIPAIKKIFQKAREDRKKLLEQLKEEEDLEDFSENSSTYQGISLEDNYTEDEKNESESFDFNADNFKLSSFSEDEMGEQDVNALIQKGVSLYEVGDIENALVVWEKALQLQPENDFVKEYIANARRELGDNTVAQDIDSDSNYSDNSLQEFQTDTPSLEPEQNDELKEKEEEVEIIFDEENLSGELKRAIAIARSGDVERANKILNSLYSNNQINENQYKNAKKFISKIEKEVGVTIVKNKLKNMINDKDFENALNYLKKNRNRLSVEEANRIEQLIMQKKQEQALSQSFELELDEQPETKLETTKSKPILKRENIKLKARKNIKHKNKKSNLSVYFKTTFFFILLIVILAVVIFYGIKVIQSNIQTDNTAFDIQTFQLQELEKQKKARFNKYIKEARNYFDLGEYLFAYYTYLHAERFGKLNEQQIAFLSKARRLMKQEAINKRKELRLAERYYKTRQYEKAIPHYKNLLSENPEDLTIKEKLFDCYKKTAINYALNNNVLKAKTYFKYALVLNRNDSEIPKHLKVLDRYLKGQINQRLLTQWFYFYIK